Proteins from one Microtus pennsylvanicus isolate mMicPen1 chromosome 7, mMicPen1.hap1, whole genome shotgun sequence genomic window:
- the Snrpd3 gene encoding small nuclear ribonucleoprotein Sm D3, with the protein MSIGVPIKVLHEAEGHIVTCETNTGEVYRGKLIEAEDNMNCQMSNITVTYRDGRVAQLEQVYIRGSKIRFLILPDMLKNAPMLKSMKNKNQGSGAGRGKAAILKAQVAARGRGRGMGRGNIFQKRR; encoded by the exons ATGTCTATCGGTGTGCCAATTAAAGTCTTGCACGAGGCTGAGGGCCACATCGTGACGTGTGAGACCAACACTGGAGAGGTCTATCGAGGGAAGCTCATTGAAGCAGAGGACAACATGAACTGCCAG ATGTCCAACATCACAGTCACCTACAGAGATGGCCGAGTGGCACAGCTGGAACAGGTATACATCCGTGGCAGCAAGATCCGATTTCTGATTTTGCCTGACATGCTGAAAAATGCACCGATGTTAAAGAGCATGAAAAATAAGAACCAAGGCTCTGGAGCTGGCAGAGGAAAAGCTGCTATCCTGAAGGCCCAAG tGGCTGCAAGAGGACGAGGACGTGGAATGGGGCGTGGAAACATCTTCCAGAAGCGAAGATAA